Proteins from a single region of Mailhella massiliensis:
- a CDS encoding tyrosine-type recombinase/integrase yields MSNEKESGKGRVYMPTKYPGVIFRTVQGRAGGKSQDSIFYIKYRTPDRKQHFEPVGRSSEGMTAAKANMIRAARMEGRELGNIAAREKVKRDKRLGVERLTFRGLWNIYDSENERRTRKNDISLLRYLDSILDKNPAELTSRTMTRLKLELLARKRERPRAGAAETLSPQTVAHALGLVRRVLYYAKRQGLYRWPEALSFEMPEFDNTVTEHMEAAQLAAYWHALDADPDRVGVAYLKIILLTGIRKSAALALRWDDIDLEHGVMLLRAETAKKERVSRVPLNSQVVEVIRSLPRGDSEYLFPGENGGHRESFRHTAERVKKAAGLPVDFRPIHGLRHEFATRIASTGKVDALRLQSLLTHESPAMTQRYVAYFDEALRETAELGTVDVPYRKSD; encoded by the coding sequence ATGAGCAACGAAAAGGAGTCTGGTAAGGGCAGAGTTTATATGCCGACGAAGTATCCCGGCGTCATCTTCCGAACCGTTCAAGGAAGAGCAGGGGGGAAAAGCCAGGATTCGATATTTTATATCAAGTACAGGACGCCGGACAGAAAGCAACACTTTGAGCCTGTAGGACGTTCCAGTGAGGGGATGACCGCGGCCAAGGCCAACATGATACGGGCAGCACGAATGGAAGGCCGGGAGCTGGGAAATATTGCTGCACGAGAGAAAGTTAAGAGAGACAAACGCCTCGGTGTGGAACGGCTTACTTTCCGAGGGCTATGGAACATTTATGATTCCGAAAATGAGCGGCGTACGCGCAAAAATGATATAAGCCTTCTCCGATATCTGGATTCTATTCTGGACAAGAACCCGGCCGAGCTTACCTCGCGAACCATGACGAGGTTGAAGCTGGAACTTTTGGCGCGTAAACGTGAACGGCCCAGAGCTGGGGCGGCCGAAACGCTGAGTCCTCAAACTGTGGCCCATGCTTTGGGACTTGTTCGCCGTGTTCTGTACTACGCCAAGAGACAGGGCCTTTATCGATGGCCGGAAGCTCTCTCTTTTGAGATGCCGGAGTTCGATAACACCGTAACGGAACACATGGAAGCCGCTCAGCTTGCGGCCTATTGGCACGCTTTGGATGCAGACCCGGACAGGGTGGGCGTTGCCTATTTGAAAATCATCCTTCTCACGGGAATCAGAAAGAGCGCTGCGCTGGCCCTACGCTGGGACGATATAGACCTTGAACATGGGGTGATGCTGCTCCGGGCGGAAACAGCGAAGAAAGAACGTGTGAGCCGTGTTCCGCTTAATTCTCAGGTAGTGGAAGTGATAAGGAGCCTGCCCAGAGGAGATAGCGAATATCTTTTTCCCGGAGAGAACGGCGGGCATAGGGAATCATTCAGGCATACGGCGGAGAGGGTAAAGAAGGCCGCCGGGCTTCCTGTGGACTTCCGCCCCATACATGGGTTGAGGCATGAGTTTGCCACGCGCATAGCTTCAACGGGCAAGGTGGACGCGCTCAGGCTCCAAAGTTTGCTTACCCATGAATCACCGGCCATGACTCAGCGATATGTGGCCTACTTTGATGAAGCTCTCAGGGAGACTGCTGAGCTGGGTACGGTGGACGTGCCCTATAGAAAAAGCGATTAA
- a CDS encoding TolC family outer membrane protein, producing MKSLPSLFVMGCLGALLCASPVYAADSDAIPLKESIESMLRTNNSLKAIQENRSAAGHEVDRARAGYGPRVDLTARGGFGKLSDSTTRSYGYNDVAPYSSASLLVTQPLWDGWLTRGRVREAEATYRSLDHRVLDNANSLALDAIIAHVDVLRRQQIYKLAQENVASHEDILAKAREREAQGVDTMADVSQAQSRLSRARSTLTEAQASLRIGEDTYTRLTGHSAMNLGPVNMPGKMFKDAEEVLKAARKGNPKVAAYLEDVKAATAVREQVRSAYSPTLSLEAGPSYSDRDGKSELWTAEVGVAAVVRWNLFNSGADVAESKAAAARIRQSRQVLYDYMDDLKLNVEESWTQFLSAQKQLEHYREAIEYNKTTRSAYEEQFVLGQRSLLDVLDAENELFNSSTEAATALGNTLIAAYRMKALAGDLLPDLGVNTDMLKVTPHDSEPLDSITMPE from the coding sequence ATGAAAAGTCTTCCTTCTCTGTTTGTTATGGGCTGCCTCGGAGCGCTGCTTTGTGCTTCGCCGGTATATGCTGCGGACAGCGACGCTATTCCCCTGAAGGAATCCATCGAGTCCATGCTGAGAACCAACAACTCCCTCAAGGCCATTCAGGAAAACCGCAGTGCCGCCGGCCATGAGGTGGATCGCGCCAGGGCCGGATACGGACCGAGGGTGGATCTTACCGCCCGCGGCGGCTTCGGCAAGCTCAGCGACAGCACGACCCGGTCCTACGGGTATAACGATGTTGCCCCGTATTCTTCCGCTTCGCTGCTGGTTACTCAGCCTTTGTGGGACGGCTGGCTTACCAGGGGCCGCGTACGCGAGGCTGAGGCCACCTACCGTTCTCTCGATCACCGCGTGCTGGATAACGCCAATTCTCTTGCGCTCGATGCCATCATTGCTCATGTGGATGTGCTGCGGCGTCAGCAGATTTACAAGCTTGCCCAGGAAAATGTGGCGAGCCATGAGGATATTCTTGCCAAGGCCCGGGAACGTGAGGCTCAGGGGGTGGATACCATGGCCGACGTTTCGCAGGCGCAGAGCCGTCTTTCCCGCGCACGCTCCACGCTTACCGAGGCGCAGGCTTCCCTGCGCATAGGCGAAGACACCTATACCCGCCTTACCGGGCACTCCGCCATGAACCTCGGCCCCGTGAACATGCCCGGCAAGATGTTCAAGGATGCGGAGGAAGTGCTCAAGGCCGCCCGCAAGGGCAATCCCAAGGTTGCCGCGTATCTGGAAGACGTGAAGGCCGCAACGGCCGTTCGGGAACAGGTGCGTTCCGCCTACAGCCCTACGCTCAGCCTTGAGGCCGGGCCTTCGTATTCCGACCGCGACGGCAAGAGCGAACTGTGGACCGCGGAAGTGGGCGTGGCCGCCGTGGTACGCTGGAACCTGTTCAACAGCGGCGCGGACGTGGCGGAAAGCAAGGCCGCCGCGGCCCGTATCCGCCAGAGCCGTCAGGTGCTTTATGATTACATGGACGATCTCAAGCTCAACGTGGAGGAAAGCTGGACGCAGTTCCTTTCCGCGCAGAAGCAGCTTGAGCATTACCGCGAAGCCATAGAATACAACAAGACTACGCGCAGCGCCTACGAAGAGCAGTTCGTGCTCGGTCAGCGCAGTCTGCTCGACGTGCTGGACGCGGAAAACGAACTGTTCAACTCTTCCACGGAAGCGGCTACGGCGCTCGGCAACACTCTCATTGCAGCCTACCGCATGAAGGCCCTTGCGGGAGACCTTCTGCCCGACCTTGGAGTCAATACCGACATGCTTAAGGTGACGCCTCACGACAGCGAGCCGCTCGACAGCATTACCATGCCGGAATAA